The Lasioglossum baleicum chromosome 15, iyLasBale1, whole genome shotgun sequence genomic interval CTTGATGGTGGCGTCGCTCTGCGCTCTCACCTCCTCGAGTTGCCTCGAGTGTTTCAGCTCGAACCGTTGTTGCTCTGCTCGATACCTCTTCTTCTCGTTCTCTTGGAACTTTTTCAACTTCTCTCGCTCGGCGTCCGGGTCCGGCGCGATCACCGCCGATATCGAGATCCTCATCGACTCTCGGAACATCATCTCGCGTGCCTTCATCTCGTTGCGGATCCGCTTCGGTAGATTCCTGCGCTCGACCGTCTGCCGCTTAACCAGCTCCTCCTCCTTCCTTTGGTTCATCCGCTTCATCTGCTCGAGCTCCTTCTCGTGACGGATCAGCATCTGATGCCTCTGCAGGAAGAAGATGTCCTTCAGCTGTTTCTTCAACAGCTGCTGTTTCTCGTGGATGTGTCGCTCCTCTTGTTCCCAGATCGCCGCCTCCCGAGCTCTCATCAGCTGTTGCTTCTGCTGCAAGAACTGCCTCTCCATCAGCGCGATCTTTTCCCGGTGGCTGTCGGACAGCCTCCTCAGAGAGAGCTCGTGACTCTCGTTCAACTTATCCAAaaagtgtttctctctctcctcatgcTCGGCCTCGAGCTTCTCCTTTCGGATCTTGAACGCGCTCTTCCGCTTGTCCTTCGGCATCAGATCCACCTCTTGCTTCAACAGTCTCAGCTCCTGCTTGAGACCCTCCCGGAACTGTTTCAACTCCCTCTCCTGCTCGCTACGGATCTTCTTCGACGCGAGCCTGAGATCTGCCTCCTGCTGCGCCTCGGCACGCTCTATCTGCTGCCGCTGTTGCCGCCCGAGAGTCTCCAGATCGGTCTCGGCGTTTCGCTCGAGCAGTTGTCGTTCCTGCTCGAAACGCTTCTCCTGTTGGTCCTTGTTGAACTGCGCCTTCTGCGACAAATCCTGGAACTGCTTCTGCTCCATCTTCTGCAGCATCTTCAGCTCCCTGAGCTCCTGTTTCCTGAATATCTGATCGTCGTAGACCTTGCCGTTCTCGTCGTCACCGTAGATCACCTTGGACGTGGTCGTCGTAACCACAACACCGTCTATCTCGAACTTTCTGGTTCGCTTTCTCGTCTTTTTCTTCAAATTCATCATCTGTATATCCTCCTTGGTTCTAGTCGGCCGCTGTATATCGCGAGCGTAATCAGGCTTCCGCCGCAGCACTACTTCCTCTTCCGTTTCCGGCGTCTGTCCCTGTCCGATGTGGTTCTCCTTGTTCGACTCACGGCTGTCCTGGCTGATCGTAGTCGAGATCGACTCAGCGTCCGAGCGATCGATGCTCTTGCTCGGCGTATGCGATCTCGTCGAGCCGGACTCGCTCTGGGACCTGGATCCCTCGAAGCTGTCCGGTGATATCCTCTTCTCTTTGTATATTTTGCCCGCGTCCTTCTGTCGGATCGTTTTCAGAACCTTCTCGTCGATCCGACCACCTGCGACCGACTTATCGTTCTTGATCAGACCGTTCACCTTCTTCGAGTTCCTGTTCGTGTCGTCGATGTCCACGGGCTCGACGATCGTTCCAGCGACCATCATCTTTGTAATCTCGTCCCCGCTGTCGCTCTTCGTACTCGACCTCTCTAGCAAGCTCTGCGCGTCGCTCTGCGAGGAACTGGTTCGCGCCGCTCCCCGTTTGTTCAGCATCTGCGAAGAGTCTTTCACCTGCTCTTTGTCGTCGCCCACCGTCACTACGGAGACGTGACTAGTGTCCTGCAACTCGTCCACGATCGGGCTCACGATCAACACCTCAGACTCGTCCAACTTCTTGCCCACCCGTTTCGAAGCGTCCGTGAGAACGATCGGCTGCTCCTGCGGCGTGTACTCCAGACTGTCCAGGCTCGGGAATCCGTCATCGTCGGTCGAGCTTTCGTTCACCTGCGTCTTGTTCAATTCGTTCGCGACGATCACCACCTCCGACGTCGGAGACGGCCGGCAAGAAAGAGGCGTCGGCGACACGGCGTCGACCAATACCGGAGGATGAGTAGTCACCACTGTTACCTGGCTTATGTTGCTCGCTAGACTATTCGATAAGTCTGGACTGTCGGCTGTGATCCGGACGGTTGATGTGTTTGGACGTATTTCTTGGTCGGGTTTTCCTGCAAATTTGTTCAGATGCGCTAAATCAAGTCTATCGATAGGAAAAACAGAACTCTGCGCCAAGGCCTGTAGTCTATAATAGATTAAGAAATTAGAAGCTCCGAATTTCGAAGCGTCGATTTCTGAAACTTCGAAGATGACgagaagtttcgaagcttcgaatcgaagcttttttaatttttattttaaactcgTAAATTACAACTTCACACGATTCGAAGAAGTCGAATGTTCGTACACTTaaaagttcccttcgttccttcgaatcttcgaagtgtcgaagcttcggaaaagtaacagccctactaaaaataaaataaaatagattgCACCATCTCTTACCGGTAATGACAACCACATTATCCCCGCTGCCTCTTCTCGACGACGCGCTTCTACTCCTAATAGGCGTCGACGTGATCACCGATACGTTTATAGAAGAACCTCTCTTCTCGCCGGTAGAAGCATCGTTCGCGACACTCTCGCGCGTCTGTTCCTTGTTCAACCatttcttcttctctcgtttCCCGTCGAACTCGTCCGAGaagttctccaacgaatcgtaTCTGGACGATCCTTCGCTATGACTTTTAACGACCGATTCCACCTTGCCTATACCGTAATCCGTCTTGATGTCTTCGGTGGAGCAAGCCTTCATGATGTTCTTCTCGGACAAGATTGCGTTCGGAACTGCAGTTTCCCGACGCGTCAACGTCTCCAACGACGGGACGTTCGACCGCATTTCGGAATCCATCGAGAATCGTTTCTCTAGAACCGCGTTTAACTTCTCCTCGACAGACTTTCGTTTCTCTTGCAAGCTCTTCCGATTGTCTTCCGTTGAGGATTGTCGTTTCGATTGCGCGTCGATTGGTTTCTTCTCAACTCTGAAAACAAACGTAAACAATCAGCACCGAAAATATATAACGTAACACGAGAAAATCGATACAGTATATAACTATACAGCACCTGCTTCTCTCTTCTAGAGACGATTGTTTGTTGAACGCTGGCTTCGACCAATCCTCTGTCGACTCTGGTCGAACCGGAGCAGATTTCCTCTTCTCTTCCGAAGTTAATTCCATTCTCGATGGTTGGCTCGTTTTATTCTGTACTACCGATTTCTGTCTCGTGTCCTTCTCTTTCTCGTTGCCAGCTGTTAATTTCTCTAAACTATCTTTGACCGTTTGCTGCTTCTCGTTGAACTTATCCACGGTTGTTTGTTCCCTCTCGGCCGTGTCTTGATTCTCCGATAACGAGTGTTTCTCTCCTCTCTTACTGTCCTCGGTACTCTTACATTGGTCCAACATCTCAACGACGTTTTGCTTGTCGGTGCCCTTCAAATTACTTTCCTTATCCTCGTTTTTACTATCCTGGCGCataggaggtggaggaggagcaGGACCTTTCTCCCGAGATATTCTACGTTCGTTTGCTTCGCTTGTACTAGGTGGTTTAGGTGCCTGGATAAAAGATATACAAGTGTTACTATTGCGGACTTAGTTTTAGGACCATGTTATGGCGTGGAATATAAAAACTCTAGCAGTCAGAATGTTCGGTGACTAATTGAGGTGACCACGAGTGAAGCGAGAGTGCACGTGGCTCAAATAGATTATTATTTAGTTCGATATTACATCTAATAGCTTGTTAAGATAAATTCcattattaaatacatatttCCTATTAAATATAGCCATGTGTTATCGACCATCCAAAACTATTGATATTCAAATTTAACAAATTAAGCAGCAATTCGTGCACAACAAAATACGTACTTGTTTCTTCTCAACGGATACAGGTATATTCTCTTTAGATTCCGCTTTCCGTAATTTCTTGTTCCTGTCCTCCTTTTCACCATCCCTGTTGATCTCTCGTTTGTGGCTCTCTTCTTTCTTCGCAGATACGGGTGATGTGGCAAGATTTTCTTTTTCAGCAACTAAACAGTCGGCATTTTTAATCAAATCATTTCTTTTTGTACGTCTACCTACTAGCCTATCGtgtttattacaaaattacaacTTACTCTTGACATCAGCGTCACTGCGCATAGATGCAGAGTCATCTCCGAGTTGATCCACCTCCAGAGGAAGCTGAGATGTGCGTTGCTCCTGTAATATTCGTTTACCATCGATTTGAATCTTACGAAGAAACATGTGCTTTTTATCGTTACGTATTTACAATGACTATatcaatggaaaatatcatttcTATCCTGAAAACGATGCTGGCAAGAAACGTAACGCAATAACAGAATGATTATTCTCGCGCATTCGTCGAGTCAATATAATAAACAGAAAAAATTCTAcgcaatatatgtatagaaacgTGAATATGGTACATTGAAAATAGCTTATGCATTGCAGtctgaaaataaaagaaaatagcaGACGATTATCGTAATACGAGTACAAACACAGTATATATACGCATCGAAATCAAATTAGACAGCACTTATTGCATAAGCTACTGACCTGACAAACGCAGGGGTGATGGGGCTGGCGAGGCCCAGGAGAGCCGCATGCACAGCCAAATTATCCAAATTACAACAACATAATTATTAGGGTTTCATTAGAGTACATATAGGGGTGAgaaatgttttaatattttatctttCGAAATTTCGATGTGCggaatgttaaaaaaaaatagaaaacattCATTCCttccaaataaaaataactctgatatacatatatgctaGGTATATCAGAATTGGCAAAGTAAGAGTAAAACGTAATTAAACATCGAGTATCGCATGCACGAATATTCTTAgcgttttatttacacctatCATGCACGAATGTTAATAGTATAACCGTATAATAGTATAActttatgaaaattgaaataaacgcATCAACGAATCATCAGATTACCAATTCTTCCTCGAGATCACTAATTTCTAATTACTTATGTAGGAACAACTAATACGTTTGTTTGTTGCAATTGTCTAAGTTTCATTCAAAAGCAGCTTACCGATCCGCTGATATAGTTCTCTGTGTTTTTTCGCCATTTTTGCCTTCTATCAAGACGAAAGCGTGTAACaacgtatatacatacatacataatatataCATGTGTATTATGAATTTTGCTTATAAAATGCTAGCGTATCTTATTGTATTTTTCATAGAAATTCTTCATAATCGATTGTTAAAATCAGACGAGACAGAAAACGTACCTCTGCTTCCTCGTCGACCAATTCCTCTTCAACGACATCAGCTTTGTACTCCAACAGCAAGTCCCGGATCGGTTTAGAATCCAAACTCCGATTTATAAACGAGTGCTTCAACAGTTCGTCAGCTGTAGGTCTAGATGTTGGATCCTTTATGAGAGCCTTCGCGATAAAATCATTGAAATCTTTACTCCACTTTCCGGGTTGCTCGAGTTTTGGTGGGTCACTCTTTTGTATTTTGAGGAGTACCCGCATCGGTGACATCTCATGGTTTGGTGGCTCGATTTGTGCAAATTCGATTAAGGTAATCCCGAGCGACCATATATCTACCTACGTTCGAATCATTTTCGATTATACACGTTACCGGATCGTTAACGGATCAGATTTAGAAAGTCTATTACAGCTTACTTTGAAATCATAAGGATTATCCCGAAACGTTTCACATAATACTACTTCCGGTGCCATCCAATACGGTGTACCAATAAATGTATCGTGTTTCTGTAACGTATGCTTATTTTTCGCAGACACTCCAAAATCGGCTGTGGAATTAGAGGATTGTTAGCTCATCCGTTCGACGATTTCGATATATAAAGAACCATAAATGTAAAATCTACCAATTTTCACTCCTCCAGCCATTGTTAACAAAACATTTCCTGCCTTTAGATCCCTGTGAATTACTTTAGATTTGTGTAAAAATGCAAGTCCTTTAGTCATGTATTGACATATGTAGGCTATCTGTGGTTCCGTTAAAGCTTTTTGTAATTCCACCATTATGGAATCAACAGCACCACCGTCGCAATATTCTATCAGCATCTGCAGATTCGTAGACGTTATTGGACAAAGCTCGATAAATCTTGTAAATGTTGTGCAATAGCAAAACATACCCATAGTTTGCCCTCTATAAAATATGCTTCGTGTAACTCAACAACATTCGGATGTTTACATTCTGATAATATGTCTATTTCGATCATGAAATCGCTAAGATCGTCTTCTCCTTCGAGGGCACACATTTTTGCAGCAGCGAGCTGTTGCGTTTGTTTATGCTGTGCctagaaaatatagaaaatacgtTTGGTAAAcactacaaatatatatatatataagatatTACAAGTATAATTAAAGAATTTTGTGATTTACCTTATATACTTTGCCAAATGCTCCGTCCCCAAGTTCGCCCACCATTTCCCAGAACTCTTCTGGATTACAATCCATTTTAATATTGTTATACAACTTCTTTTTCTTCGCGTCATTGCCACCAAAGTGGAATGCTTTCTTCAGATTCGACAAGAATGACATTTTTGCGATATTCTTTCAACACATTCACGCAtataaaaactgtatttctattACATTATGTTATAAAATCGAATAGTATTACTGCTAACAAGAAATATCTATTCTAATTCTGCGCTTAAACATAAACTTATGTAGTGTTCGAATAATTCATTGTAACGCGTAACAGTTACAAGATCCGTGAAATCATCTCCCTTTTTCTTCCTTAACTACAGCCTTTCATACTTTTTATCGTATCGATTTATTTTCATCACCTTGATAGAAAATATCTGAAGAAAAAGATTGAATTCAAATCCCCATTCGATACCAGGGGATTATACCAAATCTCTCCCGCATCTTGATAACTTCGAATCGATGTTCAGTAAACAATAGATCCGTCGATATGTTCCATAGCAATACGTGCAGCAACAATCAAACCCATTATTAATTATCCGTTATTTTTCCTCGGACATAGGCACAAGGCTGCAATAAACAAAAGAGGAttagtaaaaaattattatctcTCGGATAAGATTGCATTTCACCGATAGAGAGAAGCTAAGTGTTTAGCTGCTTTCTTTCAGAATAGGGTCTGTGTTACTATACAAATTCCATTGATAGAGAAAACTGGGACATAGCTAACAGAACAACATTCCAACTAAAGAGGCCTCTAGTTTTATACACTGTGGCATAATTTTATCTGAAATACACAGTAGAATTCATTCTACTACAAATCGtctgtaataaaaaaataatgtcgagCGAAAACATTGTTTTGTATCtcggaaaaaattattataataataattacaattatatacaataattaataattaatcataTTCGGCTATGTAACTAATGTACAATTTTTCACATAGTTACGATCGATAGTTTTCGTTTGATTCCCGAAAAATGTGAAATTCGATAACGTTTAATCGTTTCGTGAATATCAAAACGGAAATGTGGAGGATAAGGTGAGAACGTGGAAACACTGCAAAAATTCACGAGCTTACTGATAGATACATAGGAGCACAGATTTCTCTGAAAAATGTCGACACACGACGGTCACGAGATTGACACAATTTTGACAAGTAATCTCGGCCGTATTTGTCCGCCATCGTTTTGTAAATACACTTTCCCCATCTTCCATGAATCGGAGAAGTATCGACAACGAAATCCGTCGGAACCAGACGAATTGACAGAAATCTTGAACGAGCTGTACACGCGAGAGAACGCACGAACGCGTTTCAAACGCGTTGACCAGATTTCCACAAAGTCATCTATGCGGTTCGTAATCTGCCAAAGCCGATACGATACGTGATTCTCTTCGACGAGCGAGACGTAATAAATCGTAAAAGGATATCCCAGTTTCGATGACACGAAACAACTGGACGTAAATATACCTTGCTAATCGTTACCGACACGAGCATCGTGTACGACTATCATCGGAAAAATACGATCCTCGGGAGAAAAAAAATCTCTGTGGACAGATCCTCTGCTCACCTTCTCTTTTAATGATCCGCCGTTGACGAAACGGGCACACTTTGTCTCGGTTTGTAACCATTGACGACGCACTGGGAACTTTGTCACGCACGATCTCGCGAACGATGTGTAGCCGAACAAATTCCACTGTTCATCACCCAAAAATAGTCGAGGAAACGCGAAAAAAGTATGTTGAAATCAGTAAACTAGACGGACCCGTACGTACACGGCCATTTTCAGTAGTACACGCACATAACACATTGCACCGCACCACGCCTGGAAGTGACGTAACCAATCGGCAAGTGTGCCTGTGTTCTGCGAGAGGCTCCTCGGCTTAGAAACGCACAAACGCatttcaaatgcattttttcaaaaaaatcgcCCCCGTCGATATATTCCGCGACATACGTAGGTCGACGGCGACACGATTCTCGGCGACCATCGATCGACGTTCACAATTCAACTATCCTCGTCGAAAGAGCCATTCGATCGAATCGTAGTTCGCACTcgcaaaaattatttaaaaaggaaCGCCGTAATTCGATTTTCCTTTGGCATACTTATAATCGTAGATATCGACGGAACGACTTTGAAACCGAAAGAAAAATCCACGTTACGCTCTCGTCCGTCGAGCATACGAGAAAACCGAGTATTTATTATTAAGTTATGGAATTGATTTTTTACGGAACGCTGTTACCTTTGCGGAAACCTTACAATCGTATAATCGTGTTAAGCACTCGTTTTACAACACGGTGGATGTTCCTTAGATttggtatatatatttttgcgtAGCGGtaacacagtgtaaataacgAAGTTACGTATAGATACGCGCGGTTATCTTTTGCAATCGCGGGATAACTAAACGCGCGAAAGTATTTAGAAGAAACATTCCGTTTTTGGTAGGAATCGAATTTAAAAAACGCACGCACTTTTGTAATAATTGAAAGAATAATTGTGAACTTGAAATAGTAATCTTTCCTCGGTCAGTGGAACCAATCGAATAAACATAGATCACTAGCTTTCAAACCAATGACAATGGCGATCGCGTGACCGCGACCGCGACTGACGCAACTATACTTACCAGGGTCGATTATTACTATCAGAGAAGATCTGATACAATCTGatactacatacatatgtacatatatgtatatattgacAACATTTCGCAAGGCAcgcaacgttgtacaactataTTTGTGTATTTTATTTAAGAAACGACTTACAATTGATGTTAAATTGATTTGAGACAGTTGCTTGTAATACAACGTTCTCGCTAGCTCGTGTTTGTAaatacaaatatattattttaagggAGGTTTGACCAATTTATAATCTATTAATAAGTAGCAATGCATTCTTAATAATATGAATAAAATCGAACTTGTAAGTATCGTAtttacataggttattattaACTACTCGAAACTTTTACTTTGATAGTTAGCTAACCTAAAAGTTAAGCGCAAATCGGCTACTCGGTTCTTTCTCGATGATGGTTCTaattacttatatttttaattcttttagTTTGACTTGTTCTAATAAAACAGCGTAATGGCTAGAAAAGAACGAGGTGTGATGAAACTGATTTGGAATTGTTTCATTAATTCTATGAAACCCAACTTCAATCGTCCTAAATTGATAGGAGAAGACCGTTATGGTACCAAATACTATGAAACAGCAATTGCTAGTAAATCGTCGCGGAAAAAGCCGACGCGTTACTTCGAGGCTGTGGATAAAGATAATTTCGAACCAGAAATGCCTGCGGAATGGGAATCTTGGTTGAGATATCGTAGAACAGAGCCACCGACACCGGAAGAACTAGAAAGAAATTATCAGATTACAAtgagtaaaaaagaaaaagctGCAGAAATAGCAGCTAAATATGGAAGTGCCAATtcagaaaaatcggaaatatacattgataagaaagaaaaaaaaccgTTCCCCGTATACGACGaatataaaaataagtaaaaatacAAAGACTGTAAAGCAATAGGTAGTGAATGAAATATAAGGAACGATTTTATCACGGATGTAACGAACTCATCGAATAatgaaaatcaataaaatatctagtaaatatgtacaaattttattataacatatacTTGTATTGTTACGATGTATAATTTATGTGTTTATTGTTTGTGTGAAGTATAGTCTATATGtaaaacaatttattatatCCTACgtttctatacatatacatttattGTATTTTCTTTTGTATATCATCGACCGTTCTCTTCAATTAATCGATGCAATGAAAAACCAGTACTGAAACTATACGTGTATATGGAATATCCTTCTCTTCAGTCAAGCACATGTTTAATATTCTTTCTCAAAATTGTCTTCGATGTAATGAAATGATAACATCCAAATGTATTCGTTACTATGgagtagaaaatatcaaaactgaatttcgaatatcgTATCAATTTCAAGCTCAATTTTCTGCGATAGAAAAATTGATATCTAAGTCGATGCTTTTCTTTTCCTCAATTAAGAAATTAGATACCGATTTCTGCAGTTTGTAAAAAGATACTTCGCGTGTGTATCGGAGTACGAAACATCAGTCAACAGCAGATATAAATTCTTTCAATCGAAAGAAATTAAAACAGCCCAATGCACGGAAAAGGTAAGCTTTTCCGATCAACCTGAAAAGTCGCTATTGTCGAATAGAGCTTGATCATACAGCTCTCCTTTTACTAATCGTCCACCGAAATAGCGACCGTTCAAAGAATCCCTTGCACGTTCCGCTTCTGAAATGTTCATCGATTATACCGATACAATTCAAAGATAAGATTAtttcaaaaagaaaaatatataatagcTTACCACTCATTTGAGAGAATTCCACGAAAATCTTCACGATAACTTCCGCGTCCTCGTCGTCCTCAGATTGTCGCTCGTTATAAATGATAACTCTTTCCACAACACCGAATTTCGAACACTCGTCCTGGATTTCTTCTTGTAAACTTTCATCGACATCTTCCGGCGCCACCATGTTTCTCAAGATCACAACTCGGGATTCCACTTTGCGCATAAGCTTCTGCATGACGAGATGACGCGCGCTTTGTCCTTTGATCGACATATTTTCCTGTTGTTGCAGCGTCTGAGGTTCCGTTTCCTCCAACAACTTCTTCTGTAGTTCCTCTTGTTGTTTTTGATGAGCCGCTTGTTCTTGCGCTCGCCTCATTATGTCGGAATTCGTGGTAGTCGTGACTGGTATCTAACAATCGAAATAGTTTCTATTGTTTTCGAACAGGAATATTAGGCGACTGCAAGTCGAATGATTAAATACTTACAACTGGAGTACCCACTATTGTTGGAGCTACGACCGCTGGTGGCGGTATGACAACCGCTTGGCCAGGTATCGGTTGAATAATTGCTGGTGGTCTAGTTAGAGCCTGTGGTATAGCTATACCGGGCGGAGGAATGACTGGAGCTACAGTTGCTATAGTTGGTGGCGCCATCATCGTGGCAGGAGCAAGAGTGGGTCTCACTATACCGGGCAAAGCTGCATACACATTGaaatatcaataatcgtaaatgaTGCAGGTATTCGGCAATTGTAACATTGGTGAACCTGCAGGACAGTTACCTAccctccgatttcgataatttttggacaTGCTGTAGAAATCGATATTTCGAACAACTTTCTCCTTTGCACATTAGAATTCTGTCTATACTTGTGCGTCTGTGGCAGAGCACGTGTTGGTATTGGTGACCATTTATC includes:
- the Slik gene encoding sterile20-like kinase isoform X1 codes for the protein MSFLSNLKKAFHFGGNDAKKKKLYNNIKMDCNPEEFWEMVGELGDGAFGKVYKAQHKQTQQLAAAKMCALEGEDDLSDFMIEIDILSECKHPNVVELHEAYFIEGKLWMLIEYCDGGAVDSIMVELQKALTEPQIAYICQYMTKGLAFLHKSKVIHRDLKAGNVLLTMAGGVKIADFGVSAKNKHTLQKHDTFIGTPYWMAPEVVLCETFRDNPYDFKVDIWSLGITLIEFAQIEPPNHEMSPMRVLLKIQKSDPPKLEQPGKWSKDFNDFIAKALIKDPTSRPTADELLKHSFINRSLDSKPIRDLLLEYKADVVEEELVDEEAEKAKMAKKHRELYQRIGCACGSPGPRQPHHPCVCQEQRTSQLPLEVDQLGDDSASMRSDADVKIAEKENLATSPVSAKKEESHKREINRDGEKEDRNKKLRKAESKENIPVSVEKKQAPKPPSTSEANERRISREKGPAPPPPPMRQDSKNEDKESNLKGTDKQNVVEMLDQCKSTEDSKRGEKHSLSENQDTAEREQTTVDKFNEKQQTVKDSLEKLTAGNEKEKDTRQKSVVQNKTSQPSRMELTSEEKRKSAPVRPESTEDWSKPAFNKQSSLEERSRVEKKPIDAQSKRQSSTEDNRKSLQEKRKSVEEKLNAVLEKRFSMDSEMRSNVPSLETLTRRETAVPNAILSEKNIMKACSTEDIKTDYGIGKVESVVKSHSEGSSRYDSLENFSDEFDGKREKKKWLNKEQTRESVANDASTGEKRGSSINVSVITSTPIRSRSASSRRGSGDNVVVITGKPDQEIRPNTSTVRITADSPDLSNSLASNISQVTVVTTHPPVLVDAVSPTPLSCRPSPTSEVVIVANELNKTQVNESSTDDDGFPSLDSLEYTPQEQPIVLTDASKRVGKKLDESEVLIVSPIVDELQDTSHVSVVTVGDDKEQVKDSSQMLNKRGAARTSSSQSDAQSLLERSSTKSDSGDEITKMMVAGTIVEPVDIDDTNRNSKKVNGLIKNDKSVAGGRIDEKVLKTIRQKDAGKIYKEKRISPDSFEGSRSQSESGSTRSHTPSKSIDRSDAESISTTISQDSRESNKENHIGQGQTPETEEEVVLRRKPDYARDIQRPTRTKEDIQMMNLKKKTRKRTRKFEIDGVVVTTTTSKVIYGDDENGKVYDDQIFRKQELRELKMLQKMEQKQFQDLSQKAQFNKDQQEKRFEQERQLLERNAETDLETLGRQQRQQIERAEAQQEADLRLASKKIRSEQERELKQFREGLKQELRLLKQEVDLMPKDKRKSAFKIRKEKLEAEHEEREKHFLDKLNESHELSLRRLSDSHREKIALMERQFLQQKQQLMRAREAAIWEQEERHIHEKQQLLKKQLKDIFFLQRHQMLIRHEKELEQMKRMNQRKEEELVKRQTVERRNLPKRIRNEMKAREMMFRESMRISISAVIAPDPDAEREKLKKFQENEKKRYRAEQQRFELKHSRQLEEVRAQSDATIKELEQLQNEKRKMLMEHETLKLKELEEAYGKELREWKAQLKPRKQKLEAELSAEKDALEARYRDYFPSGLSGLSVPPLDYSNIFHFEGWKKSPRLPRSTPASPSPFTIPRVSLRVSSSDTGSINGMLPRSHSKPDLVPSSSPRR
- the Slik gene encoding sterile20-like kinase isoform X2, which encodes MSFLSNLKKAFHFGGNDAKKKKLYNNIKMDCNPEEFWEMVGELGDGAFGKVYKAQHKQTQQLAAAKMCALEGEDDLSDFMIEIDILSECKHPNVVELHEAYFIEGKLWMLIEYCDGGAVDSIMVELQKALTEPQIAYICQYMTKGLAFLHKSKVIHRDLKAGNVLLTMAGGVKIADFGVSAKNKHTLQKHDTFIGTPYWMAPEVVLCETFRDNPYDFKVDIWSLGITLIEFAQIEPPNHEMSPMRVLLKIQKSDPPKLEQPGKWSKDFNDFIAKALIKDPTSRPTADELLKHSFINRSLDSKPIRDLLLEYKADVVEEELVDEEAEKAKMAKKHRELYQRIGGSPGPRQPHHPCVCQEQRTSQLPLEVDQLGDDSASMRSDADVKIAEKENLATSPVSAKKEESHKREINRDGEKEDRNKKLRKAESKENIPVSVEKKQAPKPPSTSEANERRISREKGPAPPPPPMRQDSKNEDKESNLKGTDKQNVVEMLDQCKSTEDSKRGEKHSLSENQDTAEREQTTVDKFNEKQQTVKDSLEKLTAGNEKEKDTRQKSVVQNKTSQPSRMELTSEEKRKSAPVRPESTEDWSKPAFNKQSSLEERSRVEKKPIDAQSKRQSSTEDNRKSLQEKRKSVEEKLNAVLEKRFSMDSEMRSNVPSLETLTRRETAVPNAILSEKNIMKACSTEDIKTDYGIGKVESVVKSHSEGSSRYDSLENFSDEFDGKREKKKWLNKEQTRESVANDASTGEKRGSSINVSVITSTPIRSRSASSRRGSGDNVVVITGKPDQEIRPNTSTVRITADSPDLSNSLASNISQVTVVTTHPPVLVDAVSPTPLSCRPSPTSEVVIVANELNKTQVNESSTDDDGFPSLDSLEYTPQEQPIVLTDASKRVGKKLDESEVLIVSPIVDELQDTSHVSVVTVGDDKEQVKDSSQMLNKRGAARTSSSQSDAQSLLERSSTKSDSGDEITKMMVAGTIVEPVDIDDTNRNSKKVNGLIKNDKSVAGGRIDEKVLKTIRQKDAGKIYKEKRISPDSFEGSRSQSESGSTRSHTPSKSIDRSDAESISTTISQDSRESNKENHIGQGQTPETEEEVVLRRKPDYARDIQRPTRTKEDIQMMNLKKKTRKRTRKFEIDGVVVTTTTSKVIYGDDENGKVYDDQIFRKQELRELKMLQKMEQKQFQDLSQKAQFNKDQQEKRFEQERQLLERNAETDLETLGRQQRQQIERAEAQQEADLRLASKKIRSEQERELKQFREGLKQELRLLKQEVDLMPKDKRKSAFKIRKEKLEAEHEEREKHFLDKLNESHELSLRRLSDSHREKIALMERQFLQQKQQLMRAREAAIWEQEERHIHEKQQLLKKQLKDIFFLQRHQMLIRHEKELEQMKRMNQRKEEELVKRQTVERRNLPKRIRNEMKAREMMFRESMRISISAVIAPDPDAEREKLKKFQENEKKRYRAEQQRFELKHSRQLEEVRAQSDATIKELEQLQNEKRKMLMEHETLKLKELEEAYGKELREWKAQLKPRKQKLEAELSAEKDALEARYRDYFPSGLSGLSVPPLDYSNIFHFEGWKKSPRLPRSTPASPSPFTIPRVSLRVSSSDTGSINGMLPRSHSKPDLVPSSSPRR